In the Sandaracinus amylolyticus genome, GCGAGCTCGACCGCTTCGTGCCGACCGCGGAGGACGAGCGATGAAGCGCGCGCTCGTGACCTCGGCGATCGCGCTCGCAGCCGTCGCGCTGGCGAGCTCGAGCGCGCGCGCCGAGACGCTCGACGATCTCTTCCGCGCCGGCAACGAGGCGTACTTCCGCGGCGCGTACGACGATGCCTCGTCGCGCTACGAGGAGCTCGTGGAGCTCGGCGTGCGCGACGCCGACGTCTTCTACAACCTCGGCACCGCGTACGCGCGGCAGGGCCGTCATGGCCGCGCGATCGCGGCGTACGAGCGCGCGCTCCGGGTGCGGCCCTCCGATGCCGAGGCCGCGACCGCGCTCCGGCATGCGCGCGATGCGCTCGCGTCGCGTCGCGCCGATCGCGAGGGCGAGGCGACGATGGCGAGCGACGAAGGGCTCGCCCACGCGGTGTTCGGGCGCCTCTCGCGCGACGCGCTCGCGAGCGCGGTGCTGGTGCTCGACGCGCTCTTCTTCGCGGTGCTCGCGGCGTTCCTCTTCGTGCGGCGGGAGACGGCGCGGCTGGCGCTGGGCATCGGTGCGCCCTTGCTCGGTCTCGCGCTCGGCGCCGCGTCGCTCGGTCTCGCGATCCGCTCGGGCGCGTTCGACGAGGGCGTGGCCGCGGTCGTGGTGGCCGATCGCGTCCCGCTGCGCGAGGGGCCGCACGAGGACGCGCAGGAGCGTGCGCGCGTGCGGGAAGGCGAGCGCGCGTGGATCGTCGGCGAGGACGGCGCGTGGGTCCACGTGCGGGCCGGCGGGCGCGAAGGCTGGGTCGAGGGCGCGCAGGTCGTGCGCATCGACTGATTTGCCCGGGCCCTGTCGACCCCCGAGCTGCGCGCTCGGCGCGTCTGGTCAGCCTTCGACCGCGCTACGGATTCTGTAGCGCTCGCAGCGCCTCGGTCGCGCGGGGACTGCCGGGCCTCCGGCGCAGCGCTTCCTCGAACGCGCGTCGCGCTTCGTGTCGCTGGCCCGCGGCGGCGAGGGCCTGGCCGAGCACGATCGCGGGCTCGGCGTCGTTGGGCGCGGCGAGCTCGAGCGCTTCGCGCGCCGCAGTGATCCCGCCTTCGCGATCGCCCGCCTCGAGGCGGGCGCGTGCGAGCTCGAGGCGGACCTCGCCGCTCGTCGGGAGCTGACGCGCGACGCTCTCCAGCGTGCGCGCCGCGGCCGGAGCGTCGCCCGCGGCCATGCGCGCCCCCGCGACGTCGCGCAGCGCATCGAGATCGCCGGGACGGCGCGCGACGACCGCCTCGAAGAGCGTGACCGCTTCGGTCGCGCGGCCCTGCGCGAGCGCGAGCGCCGCGAGCTCGGCGAGCACCTCGGTGTCCTGCGGCATCGCGCGGCGCGCGGCCTCGAGCGCACGCCGCGCGCCCTCGAGATCGTCGCGACGGATCGCGAGCGCCGCGAGGCGGCGCAGTACGCTGGCCGCACTCTCGTCCTGCAATCCCGCGTCGCGCGTGATCCCGTCGATCGCCACCGCATGACCCTCGGCGATCGCTGCGGCCCACCAGCGCATCGCGCTCGCGCGCCTCTGCGCCGCGGGATCGGTCGGCGCTCCCGCGAGCCACGCTTCGAGCACGCGGCGCGCCTCGCTCGCATCCCGCTGCATCGCGGCGCCGGGCGCGGCGACCTGCTCGTCCACCTGATCGGGCAGGAGCAGCTCCGCGAGCCGGAGCGGTGCGCGCGCATCGCTGGGATCGGCCGCGATCGCCCGCCGCAACGGCCCGAGCGCACGCGCCGGCCGCCCTGCGCTCACCGCGCGCTCCGCCTGCGCGAGCAGCGCCTCCACGCGCGCCGTGCGGGCCCTCTCTCGCGCGCCCTGGGCCGCGGCGGGAGCGCTGGACACCCACAGCAACATCCCTAGAACTAGCGCCCCCGCCCGGAGCGACGCTCCGGCCCACCGTCGGCGAAGAGCCACGCGAAACGAGATAGCAGCCCCCGATGCGCTCGACACGTCTCCGCGGCGCTCGCACCCACAACCTGCGCGCGCTCGATCTCGACCTCGAGCCCGGCACGCTCGTCGCCATCGCGGGCCCGTCGGGCGCCGGCAAGTCCTCGCTCGCGTTCGGCACGCTCTACGCCGAGGGCCAGCGTCGCTACGTCGAGAGCTTCAGCGCGTACGCGCGACAGTTCCTCGAGCGCCTCGCGCGCCCGCCGGTCGATCGCCTCGAGCCGGTCGCGGCGGGCATCGCGGTGGATCGCCAGGCGCCGGTGCGCACCAGTCGCTCGACCGTCGGCACGATGACCGAGGTCGCCGACTACGCGAAGAGCCTGTGGGCGCGCGCGGCGCAGCTGCACTGTCGTCAGTGCGGCGAGCGCGTGATCCGCGACGAGCCCGAAGCGATCGCCGACGCGCTGCTCGCGTCGCACGCGGGCGCGAAGCTGCTCGTCACGTACCCGGTGCCGGTGCGCGACGCCGAGGGCTTCCTCGGCGTGCGCGAGATGCTCGCGGGCGCGGGCTATCGGCGCGTGCTGATCGACGGCGCGGTGCGCGATCTCGACGAGGTGCGCCCGAGCGACGTGCTCGGCGACGAGGTGATCGCGGCCGCGCCGAAGAAGAAGGTCGCGAAGAAGAAGGCGACCAAGAAGAAGGCCGCCCCCGAGCCGGAGCCCGCGCTGCGCACGGTGGAGGTCGTCGCGGATCGCACCGTGCTGCGCGAGGAAGAGCGCGGCCGCATCGTCGAGGCGCTCGAGGCCGCGATGACGCGCGGGCATGGTCGCGCCGCAGCGGTGATCGGCAGCGAGGTGCATCGCTACTCGCGCGCGCTGCACTGTGCGCGCTGTGACATCGGGTATCGCGACGCGACGCCGGGGCTCTTCTCGTTCAACAGCGCGGTCGGCGCGTGCGAGTCGTGTCGCGGCTTCGGCCGCGTGATCGGCGTCGATTGGGCGAAGGTCCTGCCCGATCCGAAGAAGACGCTCGGCGGTGGTGCGATCGCGCCGTGGGGCGGCAAGTCGACGGCGTGGGAGCGCCGCGCCCTCGCGAAGCACGCGGTCGCGGCCGGCGTGCCGCTCGACGTGCCGATCGCGCAGCTCACCGAGGCGCAGCGCGAGTGGCTCATGGAGGGCGACGAGCTCGGCTATCCGCGTGGCTGGTTCGGCCTGCGCGGGTGGTTCGGATGGCTCGAGTCGCGCGCCTACAAGATGCACGTGCGCGTGCTGCTCTCGCGCTACCGCAGCTACGAGGACTGCACCGCGTGCGGCGGCGCGCGCCTCAAGCCCGACGCGCTGCTCTGGAAGATCGACGGGCGGTCGATCGCGGAGATGTTCGCGATGCCCGCTTCGGACGCGCGGGTGTTCCTCGATCGCGTCGAGCCGGTGATCGAGGTCGACGCGGCGACGCTCCTGCTCCTGCGCGAGTGTCGTGATCGACTGCGCACGCTCGAGGACGTCGGGCTCGGCTATCTGCAGCTCGATCGCGCGTCGCGCACGCTGAGCGGCGGTGAGTCGCAGCGCGTGTCGCTGACGAGCGCGCTCTCGGCGTCGCTCACCGGCGCGATGTTCGTGCTCGACGAGCCGACGGTCGGTCTGCATCCGAGCGACGTCCGCAAGCTCTCGCGCGTCGTCGAGCGGCTCGCGGAGGACGACAACCTCGTGCTCGTCGTGGAGCACGATCCCGACGTGATCCGCGCCGCGGATCGCGTCATCGAGCTCGGCCCCGGCGCGGGCGAGCACGGCGGTGCGATCGTGTTCGACGGAACGCCCGACCTGCTCGCGCAGGGCGACACCGCGACCGCGCACGCGCTGCGCGAGGACGCGCGCGTCGTTCGTGATCGACGCATCACGCCGAGCTGGCTCGTGCTGCGCGGCGCGCGCGGCCACAACCTCCAGCAGGTCGAGCTGCGCATCCCGGTCGGCGCGATGACGTGCGTCACCGGGCCGAGCGGCTCGGGCAAGAGCAGCTTGGTGCTCGAGACGCTCGTGCCCGCGGTGCAGCGCGCGCTCGGCGTGCCCGGCGTGCACCAGCCGCTCGAACACGACGCGCTCGAGGGCGCGGCGCTGGTCTCGAGCGTCGTGCACGTCGATCAGTCCCCGCTCGGTCGCACCTCGCGCGGCAACGCGGCGACGTACCTCGGCGCGTGGGACGTGATCCGGAAGCGGTTCGCGCGCGAGCCGATTGCGAAGGAGCGCGGCTACACCGACGGGTTCTTCTCGTTCAACGTCGAAGGCGGACGCTGCGAGACCTGCCGCGGCGACGGCGCCGAGACCGTGGAGATGCAGTTCCTCGCGGACGTGACGTTCTCGTGCCCCGACTGCAGCGGACGTCGCTTCGTGGGGCCGGTGCTCGACGTCGTGCATCGCGGCATGACGGTCGCGGACGTGCTCGAGCTCACCGCGAACGAAGCGGCGGAGCGCTTCGCGGGCGACGCGTCGGTGAGCGAGCGGCTGCGTCCCATGATCGACGTCGGGCTCGGCTATCTGAAGCTCGGCCAGTCGCTCAACACGCTGAGCGGCGGCGAGGCGCAGCGCCTGAAGCTCGCGCTCGCGCTCGCGGAGACCCCGCCGGGCGCGCTCGTGGTGCTCGACGAGCCGACCGCGGGATTGCACGCGAAGGACGTCGAGCCGCTGATGCAGGTGCTCGATCGCCTGGTCGCGCGCGGCGACACGGTGGTGGTCGTCGAGCACGACATGCGCGTCGCGGCGCGCGCCGATCGTGTGATCGATCTCGGCCCCGGCGCGGGCAACGAGGGCGGTCGCATCGTGGCCGCGGGCACGCCCGAGGAGGTCGCCAACGTCGAGGGATCGCGCACCGCGGAGTTCCTCGCGCGCGCCCTGGGGCGCGGCGCTCCCGAGAAGGTCTCGAGGACGCGCACCACCAAGAGCACGAGCACCGACGCGCGAGTCATCGAGGTGGTGAACGCGCACGAGCACAACCTGCGCAACGTCTCGGTGCGCTTCCCGCGCGAGAAGCTGGTCGCGGTCACCGGGCCGAGCGGCTCGGGCAAGTCGACGCTCGCGTTCGACGTGGTGTTCGCGGAAGGGCAGCGGCGTTATCTCGAGACGCTCTCGCCCTACGCGCGTCAGTACCTGCCGCAGCTCCCGCGGCCCGCGGTCGATCGCGTCGTCGGCGTGCCGCCGACGGTCTCGGTCGAGCAGCGCATCACCCGCGGCGGCGCGAACTCGACGGTCGCGACGGTCACCGAGGTCGCGCACTACCTGCGCCTGCTCTGGGCCCGCGCCGGGCTGCTGCACTGCACCGAGTGCGAGGTGCCGATCGCGGCGCGCGCGCCCGGTCTCCTCACCGAGGACGTGCTCGCGCGCTTCGGCGCGAAGGCCGAGATCACCGTGCTCGCGCCGATCGTGCGCGGCCGCAAGGGCCATCACCGCGAGCTGCTCGGTCAGATGCGCGACAAGGGCTTCACCGAGGCGCGCATCGATGGAGTCCTCCGTACGCTCGAGCCCGGCCTCTCGCTCGCGCGCTTCGTCGAGCACGAGGTCGACGTCGTCGTCGATCGTGCGAAGGGCGATCGCGCGAAGCTCGAGGCCGCGCTGCGTCGCGCCGCGGAGCTCGGCGAGGGCAGCGTGCGCGTGCTCGCGGCGGGCGAGGATCTGCTGCTCTCGACGAAGCGCGCCTGTCCGAGCTGCGGCAAGGGCTACCCCGAGCTCGACCCGCGCTTCTTCTCGTTCAACACGCGCCAGGGCCAGTGCGAGGGCTGCGAGGGCAAGGGCTTCCACCTCCGCACCATCGGCAAGGGCAAGACGCTGCGCGAGGTGCGCGAGGCGTGCGAGGACTGCGGCGGTACGCGCCTCTCGAAGCTCGCGCGCTCGGTCACGATCGACGAGCGACCGATCACCGCGCTGCTCTCGCAGAGCGTCGAGGCCGCGCGCCGCGAGCTCTCGACGATGACGCTGAAGGGCCGCGAGAAGGAGATCGGCGAGCCCTGTCTCCACGAGTCCGAGGCACGGCTTCGTTTCCTCGAGGAGGTCGGGCTCGGCTATCTCGGCCTCGATCGCCCGGCGGACACGCTGAGCGGCGGCGAGACCCAGCGCGTCCGCCTCGCGGCGCAGCTCGGCAGCGGCCTCACCGGCCTCCTCTACGTCCTCGACGAGCCGACGATCGGCCTGCACCCGCGCGACACCGGCAAGCTCGTCGGCGCGCTGCGCTCGCTCGTCGACAAGGGCAACAGCGTGATCGTCGTCGAGCACGACACCGACGTGATCCGCGCCGCCGAGCACGTCGTCGACGTCGGTCCGGGCGGTGGCAAGCGCGGCGGACGCGTGCTCGCGGAGGGCGCGCCCGCGGTGCTCGAGACGGTGCGCGAGTCGATCACCGGCGCGTCGATCGCGCGCGCCGCGCACATCCCGAGCGAGCGTCGTGACTGCGCGAAGGCGCCGCGCCTCGAGCTCGAGGGCGCGCGCGGGCACAACCTGAAGAGCGTCGACGTCTCGATCCCGCTCGGTCGTCTCGTCGTCGTCAGCGGCGTGAGCGGCTCGGGCAAGAGCACGCTCGTGCGGCGCGTGCTGCTGCCCGCGGTGCGCGATGCGCTCGGCCTCGTGAACGACGAGCCCGGCCTGCCCTTCGCGAAGCTGCGCGGCGCCGACAAGCTCCAGCGCGCGACGATGGTCGATCAGAGCCCGATCGGTCGCACGCCGCGCTCGGTGCCCGCCACCTACGTCGGCGTGTGGGACGAGATCCGTCGCCTGCTCGCGCAGACGCCCGAGGCGCGCGCGCGTGGCTGGGACGCGTCGCGCTTCTCGTTCAACGTGTCGCACGGCGGTCGCTGTCCGACGTGCGAGGGCAACGGCTCGCTGACCGTCGAGATGGCGTTCCTGCCCGACGTCTACCTGCCGTGCGACGGATGCCGCGGCATGCGCTTCACCCAGGAGACGCTCGACGCGCGCCTGCACGATCGCAGCGCGGGCGAGCTGCTCAAGATGGAGATCGAAGAGGCCGCGAAGGTGCTCTCCGCAGTGCCCAAGGTCGCGCGCCCGCTCGAGCTGCTCGCCGAGCTCGGCCTCGGCTACCTCGAGCTCGGCCAGGCCTCGAACACGCTGAGCGGCGGCGAGGCGCAGCGCCTGAAGCTGGTCGCGGAGCTCGGCACCGCGGCGCAGGGCAAGACGCTCTACGTGCTCGACGAGCCCACCACCGGCCTGCACCGCGACGACGTCGGTCGGCTGATCGGCGTGCTCGGCAAGTTCGTCGAGCGCGGCGACACGGTCGTCGTGATCGAGCATCACCCCGACGTGATCCTCCAGGCCGACTGGGTGATCGATCTCGGCCCCGAGGGAGGGCAGGGCGGCGGCACGATCGTGGTGCAGGGCACGCCCGAAGAGGTCGCCGCGTGCGAGCGCAGCCACACCGGCCGCGCGCTGCGCGAGGAGTACGCGCGCGCCGGCATCGAGCTCGGCGCGAAGAAGAAGACCCCGAAGCGCAAGGCGAGTTGATCGCTGTGACTCGCGCTGGCACACCTGCCGGCGCATGCGTGCATTCACCCCAGTCGCGCTCGGCGTTGCGCTTCTCGTCCTCGGCTGTGCGACCAGCGCGCGCGTGCGTCGCGACGGGCGCGTCCACTCGGGCGTCGTCACGGGCGGCGCGCGGCTGTCGATCGAGCGAGCGAGCCGCGAGATCCCTTGCCGCCGCGAGGATCTCGTCGTCGAGGACCTGGGTTCGGGCGGCTACCGTGTCGTGGGCTGCGGGTCCGTGATGACCTACACCTGCCTCGGCAACGGGTTCGGCGGTGGTGTCTGCGAGCTCAACGAGCGCCGCTACCCCGAGCGCGACCTGGCGCCGCCGGTCCATCGCGGGGACACGTGGACCGATGGGCAGGTGCGCGAGCTGCGCGCGACGATCCATGACGAGATCATGCGGTGCGTTCCAGAGGGCACCGACTCCGTGCGCTTGCAGCTCGCGCTCTCACCGCGCGGCGAAGTGCGTCGCATCGGACGCAGCCAGGTCGACGCGGCAGCGGGTCGTTGCATCGATGACGCGCTCTCGCGTGCGCAGATGCTCGGGACCGCGTCCGAGCAGCGCGTGGTCGTGATGGACTTCCAGCGGACGCAATCGGTCGCTGCCGCCCCGGCCGCGGTCACCCCGATGCCGGCGACCGTGCCTGTCGGGCCCGACGGCGCCGCGCGCGCCGCGGTGGACACGCGCGCTCCGTCGATCCTCGCGTGTGTCGAGGCCGAGGCGATCGCGATGCAGGTCTCGTGGACCGCCGAGGGCCGGCTCGATGTGCTGCTCCGCGGTGATCGACAAGGCACACCCGAGGAGTCGTGCGTGCGCGCGATCGTGCAGCAGCTGACGATTCCCGCGCCCGGCGCGGCCGGCACCATCGTGCACGCCGTCCAGCGCTGAGCTCAGCGCGGCGCGAGCGCCGCATCGAGCGCGGCGGCCCACCGCGCGAGGTGACGCGCGCACTCGCCGATCCGGATGAAGCGCGCGTTCAGGTCCTCCGAGCGCACGTGGATCAGTCGCTCGGTCGCGACGACCGCGTCGCGCAGCGCCTGCGCCAACCGCTTCGCACGCTCACGCCCGACCTCGTCGATCC is a window encoding:
- the uvrA gene encoding excinuclease ABC subunit UvrA, coding for MRSTRLRGARTHNLRALDLDLEPGTLVAIAGPSGAGKSSLAFGTLYAEGQRRYVESFSAYARQFLERLARPPVDRLEPVAAGIAVDRQAPVRTSRSTVGTMTEVADYAKSLWARAAQLHCRQCGERVIRDEPEAIADALLASHAGAKLLVTYPVPVRDAEGFLGVREMLAGAGYRRVLIDGAVRDLDEVRPSDVLGDEVIAAAPKKKVAKKKATKKKAAPEPEPALRTVEVVADRTVLREEERGRIVEALEAAMTRGHGRAAAVIGSEVHRYSRALHCARCDIGYRDATPGLFSFNSAVGACESCRGFGRVIGVDWAKVLPDPKKTLGGGAIAPWGGKSTAWERRALAKHAVAAGVPLDVPIAQLTEAQREWLMEGDELGYPRGWFGLRGWFGWLESRAYKMHVRVLLSRYRSYEDCTACGGARLKPDALLWKIDGRSIAEMFAMPASDARVFLDRVEPVIEVDAATLLLLRECRDRLRTLEDVGLGYLQLDRASRTLSGGESQRVSLTSALSASLTGAMFVLDEPTVGLHPSDVRKLSRVVERLAEDDNLVLVVEHDPDVIRAADRVIELGPGAGEHGGAIVFDGTPDLLAQGDTATAHALREDARVVRDRRITPSWLVLRGARGHNLQQVELRIPVGAMTCVTGPSGSGKSSLVLETLVPAVQRALGVPGVHQPLEHDALEGAALVSSVVHVDQSPLGRTSRGNAATYLGAWDVIRKRFAREPIAKERGYTDGFFSFNVEGGRCETCRGDGAETVEMQFLADVTFSCPDCSGRRFVGPVLDVVHRGMTVADVLELTANEAAERFAGDASVSERLRPMIDVGLGYLKLGQSLNTLSGGEAQRLKLALALAETPPGALVVLDEPTAGLHAKDVEPLMQVLDRLVARGDTVVVVEHDMRVAARADRVIDLGPGAGNEGGRIVAAGTPEEVANVEGSRTAEFLARALGRGAPEKVSRTRTTKSTSTDARVIEVVNAHEHNLRNVSVRFPREKLVAVTGPSGSGKSTLAFDVVFAEGQRRYLETLSPYARQYLPQLPRPAVDRVVGVPPTVSVEQRITRGGANSTVATVTEVAHYLRLLWARAGLLHCTECEVPIAARAPGLLTEDVLARFGAKAEITVLAPIVRGRKGHHRELLGQMRDKGFTEARIDGVLRTLEPGLSLARFVEHEVDVVVDRAKGDRAKLEAALRRAAELGEGSVRVLAAGEDLLLSTKRACPSCGKGYPELDPRFFSFNTRQGQCEGCEGKGFHLRTIGKGKTLREVREACEDCGGTRLSKLARSVTIDERPITALLSQSVEAARRELSTMTLKGREKEIGEPCLHESEARLRFLEEVGLGYLGLDRPADTLSGGETQRVRLAAQLGSGLTGLLYVLDEPTIGLHPRDTGKLVGALRSLVDKGNSVIVVEHDTDVIRAAEHVVDVGPGGGKRGGRVLAEGAPAVLETVRESITGASIARAAHIPSERRDCAKAPRLELEGARGHNLKSVDVSIPLGRLVVVSGVSGSGKSTLVRRVLLPAVRDALGLVNDEPGLPFAKLRGADKLQRATMVDQSPIGRTPRSVPATYVGVWDEIRRLLAQTPEARARGWDASRFSFNVSHGGRCPTCEGNGSLTVEMAFLPDVYLPCDGCRGMRFTQETLDARLHDRSAGELLKMEIEEAAKVLSAVPKVARPLELLAELGLGYLELGQASNTLSGGEAQRLKLVAELGTAAQGKTLYVLDEPTTGLHRDDVGRLIGVLGKFVERGDTVVVIEHHPDVILQADWVIDLGPEGGQGGGTIVVQGTPEEVAACERSHTGRALREEYARAGIELGAKKKTPKRKAS
- a CDS encoding tetratricopeptide repeat protein; translation: MSSAPAAAQGARERARTARVEALLAQAERAVSAGRPARALGPLRRAIAADPSDARAPLRLAELLLPDQVDEQVAAPGAAMQRDASEARRVLEAWLAGAPTDPAAQRRASAMRWWAAAIAEGHAVAIDGITRDAGLQDESAASVLRRLAALAIRRDDLEGARRALEAARRAMPQDTEVLAELAALALAQGRATEAVTLFEAVVARRPGDLDALRDVAGARMAAGDAPAAARTLESVARQLPTSGEVRLELARARLEAGDREGGITAAREALELAAPNDAEPAIVLGQALAAAGQRHEARRAFEEALRRRPGSPRATEALRALQNP
- a CDS encoding tetratricopeptide repeat protein; this translates as MKRALVTSAIALAAVALASSSARAETLDDLFRAGNEAYFRGAYDDASSRYEELVELGVRDADVFYNLGTAYARQGRHGRAIAAYERALRVRPSDAEAATALRHARDALASRRADREGEATMASDEGLAHAVFGRLSRDALASAVLVLDALFFAVLAAFLFVRRETARLALGIGAPLLGLALGAASLGLAIRSGAFDEGVAAVVVADRVPLREGPHEDAQERARVREGERAWIVGEDGAWVHVRAGGREGWVEGAQVVRID